The DNA region CGAAGTCCCGCGAACGGAACCGGAAGTACGCCTCGGCCTTGCGACCGGCGAGGAAGTAGTCGATCTCCTTGCCCTCGTCGCGCAGGCGCTCGCTGAGCCGCTCGGCCTCCTTGATCACGCTGGAGGAGTAGGCACCCGCCAGGCCACGGTCGCTGGTGATGATCAGCACCGCGGCACGCTTCGGGTTCTCCTCCTCCCGGGTCAGCGGGTGGTCGACGTTCGAGAACGTCGCCACCGCCGACACCGCACGGGTGAGCTCTCGGGCGTACGGCGCTGCCGCCGATGCCCGCTGCTGCGCCTTGATGATCCGGGACGCAGCGATGAGCTCCATGGCGCGCGTGATCTTCTTCATCGACTCCGTCGACTTGATCCGCGCGCGGTACTCACGCAGCGATACGGCCATCGTCAGCCCCGCTTCTGCTTGACGATCTGCTCCTGCTCGAGCTCGTCATCACCCAGCGCCTCGGCCTCGGCCTCGTGGCCGACCTTGATCGAGCCGCCCTCGGAGGTCTCGAACTGGTCGAGGAACGAGTCGTAGGCGGCCGCGAGGCCGTCCTCGTCCTCGAACTTCTGGGTCTCGCGGATCGCGGCGAGCAGGCCGTCGTGCGAGCGTCGCAGGTAGTCGAGGAACTCGCCCTCGAACCGCAGCACGTCGCCGGTCGGAACCGCGTCGAGGCGACCGCTGGTGCCGAGCCAGAGCGAGACGGTCATCTCCTCCAGCGGGTACGGCGAGTACGCCGGCTGCTTGAGCAGCGCCATCAGCCGCTGGCCGCGGGCCAGCTGCTGCTTCGACGCCGCGTCCAGGTCGGAGGCGAACATCGCGAACGCCTCCATCGCGCGGTACTGCGCGAGGTCGACCTTGAGCGAGCCGGTGACGGCCTTCATCGCCTTGGTCATCGCGGCACCACCCACGCGGGAGACCGACACACCGACGTCGATCGCGGGACGCTGGTTCGCCGCGAACAGGTCGGACTGCAGGAAGATCTGGCCGTCGGTGATCGAGATGACATTGGTCGGGATGAACGCCGAGACGTCGTTGGCCTTGGTCTCGATGATCGGCAGACCGGTCATCGAGCCCGCGCCCAGCTCGTCGGAGAGCTTCGCGCAGCGCTCCAGCAGCCGGGAGTGCAGGTAGAAGACGTCACCCGGGTAGGCCTCGCGGCCCGGCGGACGACGCAGCAGCAGCGACACCGCGCGGTAGGCCTCGGCCTGCTTGGTGAGGTCGTCGAACACGATCAGCACGTGCTTGCCGTCGTACATCCACTGCTGGCCGATGGCCGAGCCGGTGTACGGGGCGAGGTACTTGAAGCCCGCGCTGTCGGAGGCGGGAGCGGCCACGATGGTGGTGTACTCCAGCGCGCCGGCCTCCTCGAGGGCACCGCGCACCGAGGCGATGGTGGAACCCTTCTGGCCGATGGCGACGTAGATGCAGCGGACCTGCTTCGCCGGGTCGCCCGACTCCCAGTTCTGCTTCTGGTTGATGATCGTGTCGATGGCCACCGTGGTCTTGCCGGTGGCGCGGTCGCCGATGATCAGCTGGCGCTGGCCGCGGCCGATCGGGGTCATCGCGTCGATCGCCTTGATGCCGGTGGCGAGCGGCTCGTGCACCGACTTGCGCGCCATCACGCCCGGAGCCTGGAGCTCGAGCGCGCGACGGCCGGTGGTCTCGACCTCGCCGAGACCGTCGATCGGCTTGCCGAGCGGGTCGACCACGCGACCGAGGTAGCCGTCGCCGACCGGGACCGAGAGGATCTCGCCGGTACGGCGGACCGTCTGGCCCTCCTCGATCTTGTCGAAGTCACCGAGGATGACGACACCGATCTCACGGTCCTCGAGGTTCAGCGCGAGGCCGAGCGTGCCGTCCTCGAACTCCAGGAGCTCGTTGGCCATCGCCGAGGGCAGTCCGCTGACGCGGGCGATGCCGTCCGCGGCCGCCGCGACGGCGCCGACCTCCTCCTTGGAGGCTGCGGCGGGCTGGTAGTCCGTGACGTACTTGGCGAGCGCGTCGCGAATCTCGTCGGGACGGATGGAGAGTTCCGTCATCTCAGTGCCTTCTCTCTTGTTCTTGACGTCTTGAAGTCTCAGGGGGTGCGGGGTCAGCCCGCGATCTTGCGGCGGGCGTCGTCGAGGCGGCTCAGCACGGTGCCGTCGATGACGTCGTCGCCGATCTCGACCCGCAGTCCACCGATCACGGCGGGGTCGACCACGACATTGAGATGCACCGGGCGGCCGTACTGGCGGGACAGCGCACCGCCCAGCCGCTGCTCGTCGGCCTCGGAGAGCGCGCGGGCGACGGTGACCGTCGCGACCCGCTCCCCCTGCACGGCGGCAGCGGTCTTCTCGTAGTCCTCGAGCGCGGCGACCACCGTGCGGTAGCTGCCACCGAGGGCCTGCTTGGTGAGCGCCACCGTCGCCGGCAGGGCCTTGCCGCCCAGCAGGTCGTCGAGGAGCGACTCCTTGTCGGTCGCCGAGCGCGCCGGGTCGGAGAGCGCGTTGCGCAGGTCGGGGTGGTTGTTCACCGTGCCCCGCACCGCGAAGAGCTCGTCCACCAAGCGGTCCACGTCGTCGGCCGACCGGACCAGCGCGACGACGCTGAGGTGCTCCAGGGCGTCGGCGAGGTCCCGGGTCCGGGTCCACCGGTGCCCGACGGCGGCCACCAGCAGGTCACGCGCCTCCGGGCCCACCTTCGGTCCGAAGACCTCGGTGACCAGGCCCTGACGTGCCGGCAGGGGTGCGGACTGGTCCGTGACGAACCGGCGAACGGCCCCCTCGGCGCGCAGGCTCTGGGCCAGCGCGTAGAGGTCACGGCCGACCGCGTCGACGTCGGCCCCGGCAACCTGACCGAGCTGGTCGGTCAGGTTGGCCGCGGCGTCGGCGGATGCACCCCGGAACGACATCAGGCGTCCTTCCCGGCCGCGTCGGAGGCCTCAGCGGTCTCCAGCTCGGCGAGGAAGCGCTCGACGACCCGCGACTGACGCGCGTCGTCCTCGAGCGACTCGCCGACGATGCGGCCGGCGAGACCGGTGGCGAGGTTGCCGACCTCGGCACGGAGCGAGGTGACGGCCTGCTGCCGCTCCGCCTCGATCTGCGCCTTGCCGGCGTCGACGATGCGGGTCGACTCGGCCTGGGCCTGCTCCCGCATCTCCGACACGATCGCGGCGCCCTGCTCGCGCGCCTCCTCGCGGATCCGAGCGGCCTCGTGACGAGCGTCGGCGAGCTGCTTCTCCAGCTCGGCCAGCTTGGCGTCGGCCTCGGCCTGCTTGGTCTCGGCGGCAGCGAGGCCGCCCTCGATCGCCTCGGTGCGTGCGGCGAACGTCTTCTCGAAGCTCGGTGCCACGTACTTCTTCACCACGAAGAAGATGATGGCGAAGACGATCAGCGCGAGGATGACCTCGGACAGCACGGGCAGCAGAGGGTTGTGAGACTCCTCCGCCGCCAGAATTACGGCTGTGTCCATGGGTGTACTCCCTCAGGGGACGTCAGGTCAGAGTGGCAGGACGAACGCCAGCGCCAAGGTGATGATGTAGAGCGCCTCGGCGAGAACGAATCCCAGGATGGCGATCGACTGCAGGCGGCTCTGGGCCTCCGGCTGGCGGGCCACACCGCTGATGAACGCGGCGAAGATCAGACCGATACCGACACCCGGTCCGATCGCAGCGAGGCCGAGGCCGATCAAGTTTGCGGAGCCTTCCACGGCTTTTCCTTTCGTCGGCGGCGCCGTCCTCCGGCGCCGCGTGTTGGCGAAACTCTTGTTGTGCCTATTGGTGTTGTGGTCTGTGTGGTACTCGCCGGGCGGGCACCGGTCCGGGCGGACCCGGGTCCTGCTCAGTGCTCGTCCGCGAGCGCCTCTCCGATGTACATCGCCGAGAGCAGCGTGAACACGTAGGCCTGCAGGAACATCACCAGCAGCTCCAGGAAGCTGACGCCGATGCCCATCACGTAGGCCAGCACCCCGACGCCGCCGTAGAAGACGTTGCCGCTGACGATGAGCGCGGCGCCGCCGGTGGCGAACAGGATGAGCAGGAGGTGGCCCGCGAACATGTTGCCGAACAGTCGCAGGGAGAGAGTGAACGGCCGGACCAGGATGTTGGAGAAGAACTCCAGCGGGATCAGCACGATCAGGATCGGACCCTTGATCCCCGACGGCATGGTCGCGTGCTTGAGGTAGCCCAGCGCGCCGTGCTTCCAGATGCCGCTGCCGATGAAGACCAGCCAGGAGATCACCGCGAGCGGTGCCACGAAGCCGATACGCGACATCGTCGGGTACTGCACGAACGGGATCAGCCCGAAGTAGTTGTTCACCAGGATGAAGGTGAACAGCGTGAACAGGTAGGGCACGTACTTGAGGAAGTGCTCGCTACCGATGTTGTCGCGGCCGATGGTGTTGCGGATGAATCCGTACGCCGACTCCCCGACGTACTGCAGCCGGCCCGGCACCATGCTCGCGTTGCGCGAGGTGGCGATCCCGAACCAGACCACGATCACTGCCGAGAGCACCAGCAGCAGCATGGGCTTGGTGACGCCGAACCCTGCTACCTCGAAGACGGGGGGCAGCTCGAAGCTGCCCGGCCCCGGGGCGTGAAAGCCCGAGTCGTCGGCGGCGGTCACGGCCGTTGCCGTGATCGAAGCGGTGAGGCTCACTCTTTCTCCTGCCTTAGCTGCTCATCTGTCGTGCCCGCGGTGAGGCCACCGAACCGAGCGAATGTCATGTAGATCCCCAGGCCCGCACCGATCAGGATGCCGACGACGACCAGGTAAGGGGTGCCCAGCCATACGTCGAGGACCCAGCCGATCCCCCGTAGAAGAGCACCCCGGAGGTGAGGTAGCCGAAGGCGTGCCAGGGGTCCCCGCGCGGGGAATCCTCCGGTTCGCTCGACGGGTGGTTCGGCTGAGCCATCGCGAACCGGACGATAGCAGGCGTACGACGTCATCGCGCACCCGCCCCGGGCAAGGTGTAGATCGGCATCCGGACCCGCTTGAGCGCCACGATCTGCCCTGCGGACCAGGCCAGCGCCGAGGCCACGACGGCCGCTGCGAGCCACCCCCGCGACAGCGTGCCGTCGTCGAGGAGACCGCTGCGGTGCAGCGCCACCAGGACCACCAGGCCGGTCGCCGACTGGGCGGCATAGGTGATCAGCGCTACGACGAACGACATCGCCGGCATCACGCCCGCGATCATGTTCACCGAGAAGGCGCCGAACGCCAGGATCCCGACCACCAGGGCCGCGCCCACGAGGGCACCGACGGCGGCCGCCGAACCTCCGAGGACCAGACCGCACAGCGCCAGCACGAGACCCGCACAGCCGCCCGCGGCGGCCCCGTACACCAGCCCGGCGGTGCCGGTGGTGCCTCGGCGGGTCTCGGTCGTCATGTCGGCGGCCGTTCTTTCGGGGTCTCGATCAACCCTTTCGGGCGTTCGTGAAAGTTATCACTAGCGGCTCCGGAGAGCCTCATCGGGGCGACGTCGAGGTGGGCCGGCAGGGACATCGCGACCCGCTCCCCCTCCTCCGCGGTGCTGCCCGGACCGGCAGGAGCAGCGCTCGGCGACTGCTCCCCCGACTGCTCCTCCGACTGCTCCTCCAGGGTCGGGTGCACGGCGGGCAGCAGGAAGGTGAGCGCGACGGTCACCGCGGTGGCGACCGCGAGCCCGACCCACAGCCCCGGTCCGGCGAACAGGCTGGCCAGCACGGTCCCGAAGGCGATCAGCCCGGCCCACAGCCACATGATCACCACCGCCCGCCGGTGGGAGTGCCCGATCTCGAGCAGCCGGTGGTGCAGGTGCTGCTTGTCCGGTGCGAACGGCGAGCGTCCGGCGCGGGTGCGGCGGACCACCGCGAGGACCAGGTCCACCAGCGGCACGATCAGGATCAGGATCGGCAGGGCCACCGGGAGCAGCATCGGCAGGAGGCTGGCGCGCACCCCGTCGGCGC from Nocardioides sambongensis includes:
- a CDS encoding F0F1 ATP synthase subunit delta, which encodes MSFRGASADAAANLTDQLGQVAGADVDAVGRDLYALAQSLRAEGAVRRFVTDQSAPLPARQGLVTEVFGPKVGPEARDLLVAAVGHRWTRTRDLADALEHLSVVALVRSADDVDRLVDELFAVRGTVNNHPDLRNALSDPARSATDKESLLDDLLGGKALPATVALTKQALGGSYRTVVAALEDYEKTAAAVQGERVATVTVARALSEADEQRLGGALSRQYGRPVHLNVVVDPAVIGGLRVEIGDDVIDGTVLSRLDDARRKIAG
- the atpA gene encoding F0F1 ATP synthase subunit alpha; its protein translation is MTELSIRPDEIRDALAKYVTDYQPAAASKEEVGAVAAAADGIARVSGLPSAMANELLEFEDGTLGLALNLEDREIGVVILGDFDKIEEGQTVRRTGEILSVPVGDGYLGRVVDPLGKPIDGLGEVETTGRRALELQAPGVMARKSVHEPLATGIKAIDAMTPIGRGQRQLIIGDRATGKTTVAIDTIINQKQNWESGDPAKQVRCIYVAIGQKGSTIASVRGALEEAGALEYTTIVAAPASDSAGFKYLAPYTGSAIGQQWMYDGKHVLIVFDDLTKQAEAYRAVSLLLRRPPGREAYPGDVFYLHSRLLERCAKLSDELGAGSMTGLPIIETKANDVSAFIPTNVISITDGQIFLQSDLFAANQRPAIDVGVSVSRVGGAAMTKAMKAVTGSLKVDLAQYRAMEAFAMFASDLDAASKQQLARGQRLMALLKQPAYSPYPLEEMTVSLWLGTSGRLDAVPTGDVLRFEGEFLDYLRRSHDGLLAAIRETQKFEDEDGLAAAYDSFLDQFETSEGGSIKVGHEAEAEALGDDELEQEQIVKQKRG
- the atpE gene encoding ATP synthase F0 subunit C, coding for MEGSANLIGLGLAAIGPGVGIGLIFAAFISGVARQPEAQSRLQSIAILGFVLAEALYIITLALAFVLPL
- a CDS encoding F0F1 ATP synthase subunit B, with translation MDTAVILAAEESHNPLLPVLSEVILALIVFAIIFFVVKKYVAPSFEKTFAARTEAIEGGLAAAETKQAEADAKLAELEKQLADARHEAARIREEAREQGAAIVSEMREQAQAESTRIVDAGKAQIEAERQQAVTSLRAEVGNLATGLAGRIVGESLEDDARQSRVVERFLAELETAEASDAAGKDA
- the atpB gene encoding F0F1 ATP synthase subunit A; its protein translation is MSLTASITATAVTAADDSGFHAPGPGSFELPPVFEVAGFGVTKPMLLLVLSAVIVVWFGIATSRNASMVPGRLQYVGESAYGFIRNTIGRDNIGSEHFLKYVPYLFTLFTFILVNNYFGLIPFVQYPTMSRIGFVAPLAVISWLVFIGSGIWKHGALGYLKHATMPSGIKGPILIVLIPLEFFSNILVRPFTLSLRLFGNMFAGHLLLILFATGGAALIVSGNVFYGGVGVLAYVMGIGVSFLELLVMFLQAYVFTLLSAMYIGEALADEH